GGATCGGCCGCGCACTGGATCGTCACGCTCCGGCCAGAAGCGTTGTGGATGTCGAGCCGCTTGCTGGTCTCCTTTTGGATGTTACCCTTGACCACCTCTCGGATGGCGTCGAAGACCACCACGATTCCCGCGCTGCCTTTTCTGACGTTCGCCCCTCCACGGAGTTGCGGGCCCAGGGTCAACAACGTCAGATCGTCGAGAAACTGCGGTTGGATATCCCCCTCGTCAAGGGCGGCCAATAACAAGGAGGCACAGCGGTTCATGCCCGCACAGAGGTCGGGCAGCAACTCGTCCTGCCGGGAAGAAAGCGTACCGCTGTCCTCCATGCTCTTGAACTGCCCCGCGCCGCCACTGCTGCCGTAGAAGGCCTTCTGGCTGAAACCCAACAGTAACCTGTAGTACCCAAGAAGCGACGGGTTCCCACGAAGCAGGCAAGGGACCGGGAACAAGAGCTCACCCCGCAGACCATGCACCGCAAGACGCTTGAGGTCCACTTCGCGCACGGAATCGCGGAGTTCCGCGTCAATCTCATGCAGCGATACTTCCTGGACGGTTGCCAGGAGCGCCTCCTGCAACAGTTGACTTCGAATCGCCTTCAACGACCTGGCAAAGTCGATCTGTAATTCGGGCGCGGGTAGTTCGATCATCACGGGCTGCCCAGGTTCAACTCCAGTTGCTGTTCGTGTACTGAGAGACGGCCCGCGGCCAGTTCGACATATTCAGGATGCAACTCGATGCCGATATATCGTCTACCCGTCTTCTGGCAGACGATACCCACCGTACCCGTCCCGAAGAAAGGGTCGAGCA
This genomic stretch from Deltaproteobacteria bacterium harbors:
- a CDS encoding XcyI family restriction endonuclease; translated protein: MIELPAPELQIDFARSLKAIRSQLLQEALLATVQEVSLHEIDAELRDSVREVDLKRLAVHGLRGELLFPVPCLLRGNPSLLGYYRLLLGFSQKAFYGSSGGAGQFKSMEDSGTLSSRQDELLPDLCAGMNRCASLLLAALDEGDIQPQFLDDLTLLTLGPQLRGGANVRKGSAGIVVVFDAIREVVKGNIQKETSKRLDIHNASGRSVTIQCAADPDIVIVEAMAPEEQRNVIAIEVKSGTDFSNIHNRIGEAEKSHQKARQAGFVECWTIVNVDNIDLAMARRESPSTNRFYRISGLKRGEGDEFRDFRSRVLSLVGIPG